From Eschrichtius robustus isolate mEscRob2 chromosome 7, mEscRob2.pri, whole genome shotgun sequence, a single genomic window includes:
- the MMRN2 gene encoding multimerin-2: MILTLLLSVGGPLGWGLLGAWAQAPSTRFSDPHSPRPPGVWTAEAEDRDPVRRNWCPYQKSRLVTFVAACKTEKFLVHSQQPCPHGAPDCQKVKVMYRVAHKPVYQVKQKVLASVAWRCCPGFVGPDCQHYDPRAIPEPEDPGDSLQEPWDGPVDFEPGHRDAEISNMVEQQERRLGDVQNDIHHVADSLPGLWKALASNLTVAITEANQTELEFPGRSLEQVLLPHINTFLQGHLSPMWRSFNQSLNSLSQAIRNLSLDVEANRQALQRVQESSVARADFQDLGAKFETKVQENAQRVGQLRQDVEGHLHAQHLSLHQSLLEVQADVDTKLKKLLKAQEPPGVNGSLVLVAAGAAARPEPESLQARLGQLQRNLSALHVATAHREEELQSTLADMKATLAQHVDEIKELYLESDDTYEQISKVERQVQELQVNHTALRELRVILMEKSLIMEENKEDMERQLLELNLTLQHLQGAHADLIKYVKDCNCQKLYFDLDVIREGQRDTTRALEETQVSLDERRQRDGSSLQALSSTVAALSLAVDAHRAEAERARADAARLRSQLRTLGGEVSALRAAEAEMRREIRRLHGSFAALLEDALRHEAVLAALFGEEVMEDMSEEAPDPLPLRYEQIRTALLDAASGLQEQALGWDALAARVTALERASGTSGQAERLEPNRDASPAAAGGLDLAGLARELQRLSSHMERVGRCCEASWASSFNGSLEGLREELSTTERGLKRHQRLFHSLFGNFQELLVANVSLDLGKLQAMLIRKGKKQQKGLEAPRRRDRKQVESLEDAHVKGPVLWDAGSRVAFYASFSEGTDALQTVKFNTTYINIGNSYFPEHGYFRASERGVYLFAVSIEFGPGPGTGQLVFGGHRRTPVYTTEEQRGGSPAMTFAMAELQKGERVWFELTQGSIMKRSPPGTAFGGFLIFKT, from the exons TAACTGGTGTCCCTACCAGAAGTCCAGGCTGGTCACCTTCGTAGCTGCTTGTAAAACAGAGAAATTCCTCGTCCACTCACAGCAGCCATGTCCACACGGAGCTCCGGACTGCCAGAAAGTGAAAGTCAT GTACCGCGTGGCCCACAAGCCAGTGTACCAGGTCAAGCAGAAGGTGCTGGCCTCCGTGGCGTGGAGGTGCTGCCCGGGCTTTGTGGGACCCGACTGCCAGCACTACG ATCCCAGGGCGATCCCTGAGCCTGAAGATCCAGGTGATAGCCTCCAGGAGCCTTGGGATGGGCCAGTTGACTTTGAACCTG GCCACCGGGATGCAGAGATCAGCAACATGGTGGAGCAGCAGGAACGCCGGCTGGGAGATGTCCAGAATGACATTCACCACGTGGCAGACAGCCTTCCAGGCCTATGGAAGGCCCTGGCAAGCAACCTCACAGTGGCAATAACTGAGGCAAATCAGACAGAGCTTG AGTTTCCCGGCAGATCCTTGGAGCAAGTGCTACTGCCCCACATCAACACCTTCCTGCAAGGACATCTCAGCCCCATGTGGAGAAGCTTCAACCAAAGCCTGAACAGCCTCTCCCAGGCCATAAGAAACTTATCTCTTGATGTGGAGGCCAACCGACAGGCCCTCCAGAGGGTCCAGGAGAGCTCTGTGGCCAGAGCTGACTTCCAGGATCTTGGTGCCAAATTTGAGACCAAGGTCCAGGAGAACGCCCAGAGGGTGGGCCAGCTACGGCAGGATGTGGAGGGCCATCTGCATGCCCAGCACCTGTCCCTGCACCAGTCCCTCTTGGAGGTCCAGGCCGATGTGGACACCAAGCTGAAGAAGCTCCTTAAGGCCCAGGAGCCCCCGGGGGTCAACGGCAGCCTGGTCCTGGTGGcagcaggggcagcagcgaggccggAACCAGAGAGCCTGCAGGCCAGGCTGGGTCAGCTGCAGAGGAACCTCTCTGCACTGCATGTGGCCACTGCCCACAGGGAAGAGGAGTTACAGAGCACCCTCGCAGACATGAAGGCCACCCTGGCCCAGCACGTGGATGAGATCAAGGAGCTGTATTTGGAATCCGATGACACCTACGAACAGATCAGCAAGGTAGAGCGGCAGGTGCAGGAGCTTCAGGTGAACCACACTGCGCTGCGCGAGCTGCGGGTGATCCTGATGGAGAAGTCACTGATCATGGAGGAGAACAAGGAGGACATGGAGCGGCAGCTCCTGGAGCTCAACCTCACCCTCCAGCACCTGCAGGGCGCCCACGCGGACCTCATCAAGTACGTCAAGGACTGCAACTGCCAGAAACTCTACTTTGACCTGGATGTCATCCGGGAGGGCCAGCGGGACACCACGCGTGCCCTGGAAGAGACCCAGGTGAGCCTGGACGAGCGGCGCCAGCGGGACGGCTCTTCCCTGCAGGCCCTGAGCAGCACGGTGGCCGCCCTGTCGCTGGCGGTGGATGCGCACCGGGCGGAGGCCGAGCGGGCGCGGGCCGACGCGGCGCGGCTCCGGAGCCAGCTGCGCACGCTGGGCGGCGAGGTGAGCGCGCTGCGGGCCGCTGAGGCCGAGATGCGACGCGAGATCCGCCGGCTGCACGGCTCCTTCGCGGCCCTGCTGGAGGACGCGCTGCGGCACGAGGCCGTGCTGGCCGCCCTCTTTGGGGAGGAGGTGATGGAAGATATGTCCGAGGAGGCGCCTGACCCGCTGCCCCTGCGCTACGAGCAGATCCGCACCGCCCTGCTGGACGCGGCCAGCGGGCTGCAGGAGCAGGCCCTTGGCTGGGACGCGCTGGCCGCCCGGGTGACAGCCCTGGAACGGGCCTCGGGGACCAGCGGGCAGGCCGAGCGCCTGGAGCCCAATCGGGACGCGTCGCCAGCGGCGGCCGGCGGGCTGGATCTGGCTGGGCTAGCGCGGGAGCTCCAGCGCCTGAGCTCCCACATGGAGCGCGTGGGCCGGTGCTGCGAGGCTTCCTGGGCCTCCTCCTTCAACGGCTCCCTCGAGGGCCTTCGCGAGGAGCTCTCCACCACCGAGCGTGGCTTGAAGCGGCACCAGCGCCTCTTCCACAGCCTCTTTGGGAACTTTCAAGAACTCTTGGTAGCCAACGTCAGCCTGGACTTGGGGAAGCTGCAGGCCATGCTgatcaggaaagggaagaagcagcAGAAAGGTCTGGAAGCTCCCAGGAGGAGGGACCGGAAGCAAGTGGAGTCTTTGGAGGATGCGCATGTCAAAGGGCCGGTGCTCTGGGACGCAG GCTCCCGTGTGGCCTTCTACGCCAGCTTTTCAGAAGGGACAGATGCTCTGCAGACAGTGAAGTTCAACACTACTTACATCAACATCGGCAACAGCTACTTCCCTGAACATGGCTATTTTCGAGCCTCTGAGCGTGGGGTCTATCTATTTGCAGTGAGCATTGAATTCGGCCCAGGGCCAGGCACCGGGCAGCTGGTGTTTGGAGGTCACCGTCGGACCCCTGTCTATACCACCGAGGAGCAGAGGGGTGGGAGCCCAGCAATGACCTTTGCCATGGCTGAGCTGCAGAAGGGTGAGAGAGTATGGTTTGAGCTAACCCAGGGATCAATAATGAAGAGAAGCCCTCCAGGCACTGCATTCGGGGGCTTCCTGATATTCAAGACTTGA